From Cannabis sativa cultivar Pink pepper isolate KNU-18-1 chromosome 8, ASM2916894v1, whole genome shotgun sequence, a single genomic window includes:
- the LOC115699607 gene encoding uncharacterized protein LOC115699607: MEKCERRDFEDDYYMYYNIVLFTAVMLMACLKRAIVVFLLKEWRAWVFLLLNLLLLAILFTSSSLSKNSIEEEEEEEKDNKEECGTKNNNNNNNNNNNNSNNNNNEGEFEVKKCKKSSCSDVIVKNQFQQSCTSKEDEIEGPNKGLSKEELNERAEAFIMMFRQHLVLDARKCGGQQQQQQHYLYKQSPHQGSVVGCNVNFRSTACSR; encoded by the coding sequence ATGGAGAAGTGTGAAAGAAGAGATTTTGAAGATGACTATTATATGTATTATAACATAGTTTTGTTCACAGCAGTAATGTTAATGGCTTGTTTGAAAAGAGCCATTGTGGTTTTTCTTTTAAAGGAGTGGAGAGCTTGGGTTTTTCTACTCCTGAATCTTCTTCTCTTAGCTATTCTCTTTACTTCTTCATCTCTCTCCAAAAACTcaatcgaagaagaagaagaagaagaaaaagacaaCAAAGAAGAATGTGGtactaaaaacaacaacaacaacaacaacaacaacaacaacaacagcaacaacaacaacaatgaaGGTGAGTTTGAGGTTAAAAAATGCAAAAAGAGTAGTTGTAGTGATGTTATTGTTAAAAATCAATTTCAGCAAAGTTGTACAAGTAAAGAAGATGAAATTGAGGGTCCTAATAAGGGACTATCTAAGGAAGAGCTTAATGAAAGAGCTGAAGCTTTTATTATGATGTTTAGACAACATTTGGTTTTGGATGCAAGAAAATGTGGTggtcaacaacaacaacaacaacattattTGTATAAACAAAGCCCTCATCAGGGATCTGTAGTAGGGTGCAATGTCAATTTTAGAAGTACTGCTTGTTCAAGATGA